A genomic segment from Homo sapiens chromosome Y, GRCh38.p14 Primary Assembly encodes:
- the LOC102723934 gene encoding BCL-6 corepressor-like, whose translation MNGKGTMIPNVLGSVSCAGHPTSILTLYYQSPTPHRADGTRTNRSSVDTTSSIIQQVGQPPTVPVKQSSSTSSKVAKASSPELSFKANKNGLQPSPLFLPPNEAFRPPSISHPRSYFPYPVPKATAIRPFSLHDKGPVYPHPVLLPNNSLFLGCLASKPRLPYVVPMGHPEFLIYQDALGFGMVQPMLITHRPIEITKKEKPERRSHSQERACRKDPTLQNQFSEMLEASSTAFHPEVPNDSLKLNPSWNQGKIIIRSDKVVYVDHLQEKTDAKTDANVSKPSFIMKSVGQNADPASPPIVKPYLQQHGDFITLREKLGHIDDFHEPYTIKQTPTNKEKKEVEAGTNKENIGMPVSTSFLEPTLVSDGHAVTFGKIQEYPKPYCLGSAPLSMDIISTYTKDGANEAKSSDGKLLKPKPSNLVKRVTTSAGCMADRLKCVTTELYADSSQLSWEQRALQVTPSTHLLATLPVVTV comes from the exons ATGAATGGCAAAGGAACTATGATCCCTAATGTTTTGGGGTCAGTGTCCTGTGCAGGCCACCCCACCTCTATATTAACTCTATATTACCAGTCCCCAACCCCACATAGGGCAGATGGCACTAGGACCAACAGGAGCTCTGTGGATACCACATCATCCATCATTCAGCAAGTGGGCCAACCTCCAACCGTGCCTGTCAAGCAAAGCAGCAGCACTAGCAGCAAGGTTGCCAAAGCCAGCAGCCCAGAACTGAGTTTCAAAGCAAATAAGAATGGCCTTCAACCAAGCCCCCTATTTCTACCTCCAAATGAGGCTTTCAGGCCCCCATCAATTTCCCACCCCAGAAGTTACTTTCCTTACCCAGTACCTAAGGCCACTGCTATAAGACCCTTCTCCTTACATGACAAAGGGCCTGTCTACCCTCATCCAGTTTTGTTGCCCAACAACAGTCTCTTTCTGGGGTGTCTTGCCTCAAAGCCTAGACTGCCTTATGTGGTGCCCATGGGCCATCCAGAGTTTCTGATCTACCAAGATGCCCTGGGATTTGGCATGGTGCAACCCATGTTGATAACACACAGGCCCATAGAGATCACCAAAAAGGAGAAACCAGAGAGGAGGTCACATTCCCAAGAAAGAGCCTGCCGCAAAGACCCAACTCTCCAGAATCAGTTTTCTGAGATGCTGGAAGCTAGCAGTACAGCGTTTCATCCAGAAGTCCCCAATGACAGTCTAAAACTGAACCCCAGCTGGAATCAAGGTAAGATTATTATCAGAAGTGATAAGGTTGTTTATGTAGACCATCTccaagaaaaaacagatgctaaAACTGATGCAAATGTGTCCAAACCCAGCTTCATAATGAAAAGTGTTGGCCAGAATGCTGACCCTGCCAGTCCCCCAATTGTCAAGCCATACCTGCAGCAGCATGGTGATTTCATCACCCTAAGAGAGAAGTTGGGGCACATTGATGACTTTCATGAACCTTATACTATCAAACAGACTCCAaccaacaaagagaaaaaagagg TGGAAGCTGGCA CCAACAAAGAGAACATAGGGATGCCAGTTTCAACATCATTCCTGGAGCCAACTCTAGTGAGTGATGGTCATGCTGTAACTTTTGGTAAAATCCAAGAGTATCCCAAACCATATTGCCTTGGCAGTGCCCCACTAAGTATGGACATAATCTCTACTTACACCAAAGATGGAGCCAATGAGGCCAAATCAAGTGATGGCAAACTTCTGAAACCAAAGCCATCTAACCTGGTAAAGAGAGTCACCACCTCAGCAGGTTGCATGGCTGACCGACTCAAGTGTGTTACTACTGAACTGTATGCAGATTCTAGTCAGCTCAGTTGGGAGCAACGGGCATTGCAGGTCACCCCCTCTACCCACCTTTTAGCAACTTTACCTGTAGTTACAGTTTAA